From a single Chitinophaga sp. Cy-1792 genomic region:
- a CDS encoding SulP family inorganic anion transporter yields MNKQTSIFSNIKGDLSAGLVVFLIAVPLCLGIALASGAPLFAGMIAGIIGGIVIGFFSGSQLSVSGPAAGLTAVVLTAITKLGAFDVFLLAVVIAGAIQLVFGLVKAGTVANYFPSNVITGMLTAIGIIIIMKQLPYAFGYDKSSDNAYAFIDAEHTLFAAFNHISLGATIITCISVLIILYWSKIPKVSVVPAPLVAVIAGIILNKAFSGSAVLALGANHLVSLPVPGSIDDFLGQFTLPRFSAIANKEVWLVAITVAIVASVETLLNVEATDKLDPLKRHTSPNRELKAQGIGNIISGLIGGLPITSVIVRSSANINAGGRTKLASMSHGILLLVCTALIAPFLNMIPLATLAAVLLVTGYKLCKISIFKEMFKNGKYQWVPFVATVVAIVFTDLLIGIGIGMAVSVIAILRGNMKSSYFFRKEKYQHGDSIRLELAQEVSFLNKASILLTLDHLPANTTVIIDATKTAYIDFDVLQTIREFKEIKAQQKNISVVLTGFKDVYNIQNTPNLSADQQVKMTNGHVHTIASGTHNDLLKELQLN; encoded by the coding sequence ATGAACAAACAGACATCCATCTTTTCGAACATAAAAGGCGACTTATCCGCCGGTCTTGTAGTTTTCCTCATTGCTGTGCCGTTGTGTTTAGGTATTGCCCTGGCCTCCGGCGCGCCACTCTTTGCCGGCATGATTGCCGGTATTATTGGCGGTATCGTAATAGGATTCTTCAGCGGATCACAGCTGAGTGTCAGCGGCCCTGCCGCCGGACTCACCGCCGTGGTATTAACCGCCATTACCAAGCTGGGCGCATTCGACGTATTTCTGCTGGCAGTAGTCATTGCAGGAGCCATTCAGCTGGTGTTCGGTCTTGTAAAGGCCGGCACCGTAGCCAACTATTTCCCGTCCAACGTTATTACGGGAATGTTGACAGCCATTGGTATCATCATCATCATGAAGCAGCTGCCTTATGCCTTTGGGTATGACAAAAGCAGCGACAACGCATATGCGTTCATTGATGCAGAGCACACACTCTTTGCAGCCTTTAACCATATCAGCCTGGGGGCTACCATTATAACCTGTATATCTGTATTAATTATTCTGTATTGGAGCAAAATACCCAAAGTCAGCGTAGTGCCGGCGCCACTGGTGGCAGTTATTGCAGGAATCATCCTGAACAAGGCTTTCTCCGGTAGTGCCGTGCTGGCCCTGGGTGCCAATCACCTGGTGAGTTTGCCGGTACCCGGCAGCATCGATGATTTCCTCGGCCAGTTTACCTTACCTCGTTTCAGTGCTATTGCCAACAAGGAAGTGTGGCTGGTAGCCATTACGGTAGCTATCGTGGCCTCCGTGGAAACATTGCTCAACGTAGAGGCAACAGACAAGCTCGATCCGCTGAAACGCCACACCTCTCCCAACAGAGAGCTCAAAGCACAAGGTATTGGTAACATTATCAGCGGACTGATCGGCGGCTTACCGATTACCTCTGTAATTGTAAGGTCCAGCGCCAACATCAACGCCGGTGGCCGCACCAAGCTGGCCTCCATGTCACATGGTATATTACTGCTGGTATGTACCGCACTGATCGCACCGTTTCTGAATATGATACCACTGGCTACCCTGGCGGCTGTACTGCTGGTAACCGGTTATAAACTCTGTAAGATCTCCATCTTTAAAGAGATGTTCAAAAATGGAAAGTACCAGTGGGTGCCTTTTGTGGCAACAGTAGTAGCTATTGTTTTTACTGACCTGCTGATCGGTATCGGTATCGGTATGGCTGTGAGTGTCATCGCGATCCTCAGAGGAAACATGAAAAGCTCTTACTTCTTTCGCAAAGAGAAATATCAGCATGGCGACAGCATCCGCCTGGAACTGGCACAGGAAGTTTCTTTCCTGAACAAAGCCAGCATCCTGCTTACGCTGGACCATCTGCCTGCAAATACAACTGTTATCATAGACGCTACCAAAACGGCCTATATAGATTTCGATGTATTGCAGACCATCCGCGAATTCAAGGAAATAAAAGCACAACAGAAAAATATCTCTGTAGTACTAACGGGTTTCAAGGATGTATATAATATCCAGAACACCCCAAACTTATCAGCAGATCAACAAGTGAAGATGACTAACGGACATGTACACACGATTGCCTCTGGCACACACAATGATCTGCTTAAAGAATTACAATTGAATTAA
- a CDS encoding carbonic anhydrase family protein, with protein MMIGENTETMLLIGQLFKHLKEEKMKTLDKIAQANITPKQALDLLKAGNVRFVENLRINRNLLQMVNDTSNGQWPMAAIVSCMDSRTSAELIFDQGLGDIFSIRLAGNVISENVLGSLEYACKVAGSKFIVVLGHSKCGAIKGACDAVELGNLTALLGKITPAVYAEKTVKEDRNSHNPEFVEAVSRIHVERSVQAIMDQSVILRDMILKGEIGIIGASYDVETGVVAFMDHTLILEGITENATALAV; from the coding sequence ATGATGATAGGAGAAAACACGGAAACCATGCTCCTTATCGGACAATTATTTAAACATCTAAAAGAAGAAAAAATGAAAACACTCGATAAAATTGCTCAAGCTAACATTACACCAAAACAAGCCCTCGACTTACTGAAAGCGGGCAATGTCCGCTTCGTCGAGAATTTACGCATAAACCGCAACCTGTTACAGATGGTGAATGACACCTCCAACGGACAATGGCCAATGGCGGCCATTGTCAGCTGTATGGATTCCCGCACCTCTGCTGAGCTGATCTTTGATCAGGGCCTGGGAGACATATTCAGTATTCGTTTAGCCGGAAACGTTATTTCCGAAAACGTATTGGGTAGCCTGGAGTACGCTTGTAAAGTGGCTGGTTCCAAATTCATTGTGGTACTGGGTCATAGCAAATGCGGTGCGATCAAGGGTGCATGTGATGCCGTAGAACTCGGCAACCTGACGGCCCTCCTCGGAAAAATCACCCCGGCAGTGTATGCGGAAAAAACCGTTAAGGAAGATAGAAATTCACATAACCCTGAATTTGTGGAAGCGGTATCCAGAATTCACGTAGAACGTTCTGTACAAGCCATTATGGACCAGAGTGTTATTCTCCGTGATATGATCCTGAAGGGAGAAATCGGTATCATCGGCGCCAGCTATGATGTAGAAACCGGTGTTGTTGCTTTTATGGACCATACGCTGATCCTGGAAGGAATCACTGAAAATGCGACTGCCCTGGCAGTTTAA
- a CDS encoding methionine aminotransferase, whose translation MSKLPNVGTTIFSVMSALAAENKAINLSQGFPDYDCSDELKSMVNEAMQQGHNQYAPMPGLLQLRSAIATKIAGLYQQNIDPESEITITPGGTYAIFTAIATYIRPGDEVIVFEPAYDSYIPNILVNGGTPVLISLSFPEYRINWQEVRNKITPRTRMIMINTPHNPTGSILQEDDIRELEKIVAEFDLLVLSDEVYEHLVFDGQQHHSILRYPNIFKNSFVTFSFGKVFHNTGWKMGYCIAPKHLTQEYRKVHQYLCFSVNTPMQYGLAKFLETPSHYLELPAFYQQKRDYFLELMRGTKFTPLSTKGSYFQLMQYDRISDEGDKDFAIRLTKEFGVAAIPVSAFYDKGKDDHVVRFCFAKKDETLERAAERLAKI comes from the coding sequence ATGTCAAAACTGCCTAATGTTGGCACTACCATTTTTTCTGTCATGTCAGCACTGGCTGCAGAAAACAAAGCCATAAATCTTTCGCAGGGTTTCCCTGACTATGATTGCAGTGATGAGTTGAAATCGATGGTGAATGAGGCCATGCAACAGGGGCATAACCAATATGCACCAATGCCGGGTCTCCTGCAGCTTCGAAGTGCAATAGCCACAAAAATAGCAGGTCTCTATCAACAGAACATAGACCCGGAATCCGAAATAACCATTACTCCTGGTGGCACCTACGCCATATTCACCGCTATTGCAACGTATATACGTCCGGGTGATGAAGTAATTGTATTTGAACCTGCTTACGACAGCTATATCCCCAATATTCTCGTAAACGGTGGTACACCGGTACTGATCTCATTATCTTTCCCGGAATATCGTATCAACTGGCAGGAAGTGCGTAACAAAATTACGCCCCGCACGAGGATGATCATGATAAATACACCACATAATCCTACAGGTAGTATTTTACAGGAAGATGATATCCGTGAGCTGGAAAAGATTGTGGCAGAATTTGATCTGCTGGTATTGTCTGATGAAGTATACGAGCATCTTGTATTTGATGGACAACAACATCACAGCATACTCAGATATCCGAATATTTTCAAAAACAGTTTTGTTACTTTTTCATTTGGAAAAGTATTCCACAATACCGGCTGGAAAATGGGTTACTGTATCGCACCCAAACACCTGACACAGGAATACAGAAAAGTACATCAGTACCTTTGCTTCTCTGTGAATACACCAATGCAGTATGGCCTGGCTAAATTCCTGGAAACACCGTCCCATTACCTGGAGCTGCCGGCTTTTTACCAGCAAAAACGTGATTATTTCCTGGAACTGATGCGGGGTACTAAATTTACACCGTTATCCACCAAAGGCAGCTATTTCCAGCTGATGCAGTACGACCGTATTTCTGATGAAGGTGATAAGGATTTTGCGATCAGACTGACGAAAGAGTTTGGCGTAGCAGCGATCCCGGTTTCCGCCTTCTATGATAAGGGTAAAGATGACCATGTGGTGCGTTTCTGCTTTGCAAAAAAGGACGAAACATTGGAGCGGGCTGCAGAACGACTGGCTAAAATATAG
- a CDS encoding mannose-1-phosphate guanylyltransferase — protein MTQLNNHFYVAIMAGGIGSRFWPHSRTDNPKQFLDILNTGKTLLQWTYERFAQFIPKDNIFVVTHHQYTDKVADQLPELPLANIVSEPSRKNTAPCVAYISHKINKQDPKANIICAPADHLILDGTAFTNACLNALLFVQKHSALLTLGIKPTRPDTGYGYIQFEPQHVADNVYQVKTFTEKPNLELAKTFIQSGDFLWNAGIFVWNVQTIMTALKKYLPEVDELFELSTPALNTPAEKEAIEKVYPQCTNISIDYGIMEKADNVYVIPSNFGWSDLGTWASAYENIEKDYLGNAVQGKNVVVIDATKCMVKAPNEKLVLLQGLDEMIVIDTPDVLLIAKKDHEQQIKDYVSEIKRNKGEKFL, from the coding sequence ATGACACAACTTAATAACCATTTTTATGTGGCAATTATGGCTGGCGGTATCGGCAGCCGCTTCTGGCCGCATAGCAGAACAGATAATCCAAAACAATTCCTGGATATTCTGAATACCGGCAAAACCCTATTACAGTGGACCTATGAGCGATTTGCCCAGTTTATTCCAAAAGATAATATTTTCGTTGTTACCCATCACCAGTATACGGATAAAGTGGCCGACCAATTACCGGAACTTCCGCTGGCGAATATTGTAAGTGAACCTTCCAGGAAAAATACAGCGCCATGTGTCGCTTATATTTCTCACAAAATAAATAAACAGGACCCGAAGGCTAACATCATCTGTGCGCCGGCGGATCACCTGATCCTCGATGGTACCGCATTTACAAATGCATGTCTGAATGCACTGCTCTTTGTACAAAAACATAGCGCCCTGCTGACATTAGGCATCAAGCCTACCCGCCCCGACACCGGCTATGGCTACATTCAGTTCGAACCACAACATGTTGCAGATAACGTTTACCAGGTAAAAACATTTACCGAAAAACCTAACCTGGAACTGGCGAAAACCTTTATCCAAAGTGGCGACTTCCTCTGGAACGCCGGCATCTTTGTATGGAATGTTCAAACCATTATGACGGCACTAAAAAAATACCTGCCCGAAGTGGATGAACTGTTTGAATTGAGTACGCCTGCATTGAATACACCTGCAGAGAAAGAAGCAATAGAAAAAGTATATCCGCAATGTACCAACATATCCATCGATTATGGTATCATGGAAAAAGCGGATAACGTGTACGTTATTCCTTCCAACTTTGGTTGGAGCGACCTCGGCACATGGGCTTCCGCGTATGAAAATATCGAGAAGGATTACCTGGGAAATGCTGTTCAGGGAAAAAATGTAGTGGTAATCGATGCTACCAAATGTATGGTTAAGGCTCCTAACGAAAAACTCGTTCTCCTCCAGGGACTGGATGAAATGATCGTAATCGATACGCCCGACGTTCTCCTGATCGCTAAAAAAGATCATGAGCAGCAAATCAAGGATTACGTTTCAGAAATCAAACGAAACAAAGGCGAAAAGTTCTTATAA
- a CDS encoding SIS domain-containing protein, with protein MKGNQTINIGQVAKRTIAMEATAINDLQQFIDADFEKVVELIATAEGRLVVTGIGKSAIIAQKIVATLNSTGTPALFMHAADAIHGDLGMIRQDDIVMCISKSGTSAEIKVLVPLVKNFGNTLVAMVGNTSSFLAAEADYILNTTVSQEACPNNLAPTTSTTAQLAMGDALAVCLIEWHGFTAADFAKFHPGGALGKKLYLKVQDLSKLHEAPKVLTSSSLRDVIVEISSKMLGVTAVLDENGILQGIITDGDLRRMLEKNVPTATITATDIMSLHPRTIQQDELAINALEMMRKNDITQLLVMDDTRYAGIIHLHDLIREGII; from the coding sequence ATGAAAGGGAATCAAACCATCAATATAGGACAGGTAGCCAAACGCACAATAGCAATGGAAGCGACAGCAATCAATGATTTGCAGCAATTTATAGATGCAGATTTTGAGAAGGTTGTTGAACTGATCGCTACTGCTGAGGGAAGGCTGGTTGTTACAGGAATCGGTAAAAGTGCCATTATCGCACAAAAAATAGTTGCTACGCTCAATTCTACCGGTACGCCGGCTTTATTTATGCACGCAGCTGATGCCATTCACGGTGATCTGGGAATGATCCGTCAGGATGATATTGTGATGTGTATCTCCAAAAGTGGTACTTCTGCTGAAATAAAAGTTCTCGTTCCACTGGTGAAAAACTTTGGGAATACACTGGTAGCCATGGTTGGCAATACCAGCTCCTTCCTTGCTGCTGAAGCAGATTATATTCTGAACACCACTGTCAGCCAGGAAGCATGTCCTAACAATCTTGCCCCTACTACCAGCACCACCGCACAGTTAGCAATGGGAGATGCACTCGCCGTTTGCCTTATCGAATGGCATGGTTTTACAGCTGCTGACTTCGCTAAATTCCACCCGGGCGGCGCACTAGGTAAGAAATTATACCTAAAGGTACAAGACCTCAGTAAATTGCATGAAGCTCCTAAGGTACTGACAAGCAGTTCTTTAAGAGATGTGATCGTAGAAATCTCCTCGAAAATGTTAGGTGTGACTGCTGTACTGGATGAGAACGGTATACTGCAGGGTATTATCACAGATGGAGACCTGCGCAGAATGCTCGAGAAAAATGTTCCAACGGCAACCATTACAGCCACGGATATCATGTCTCTCCATCCCAGAACTATTCAACAGGATGAACTGGCCATTAATGCACTCGAAATGATGCGCAAAAATGATATTACACAGCTCCTGGTGATGGATGATACGAGATATGCCGGCATTATTCATTTACATGATTTAATAAGAGAAGGAATTATATAA
- the recQ gene encoding DNA helicase RecQ, whose amino-acid sequence MAVVKESLMDALREHFGFDSFKGNQEIIIKSILSGKDTFVIMPTGGGKSLCYQLPALMSPGCALIVSPLIALMKNQVDLVRGYSSKDNVAHFLNSTLSKAQIKKVRTDLLSGKTKMLYVAPETLTKQENLEFFRDLEISFIAVDEAHCISEWGHDFRPEYRRLKEMIEQISDKLPIIALTATATPKVQSDIVKNLALNDPNIFISSFNRPNLYYEIRQKRKKDQTIKDIVKFIHSHKGKSGIIYTLNRKTTEELADMLVANNIKAVAYHAGLDPATRAQRQDMFLHEDVEVIVATIAFGMGIDKPDVRFVIHYNIPKSLENYYQETGRAGRDGLEGICVCFYSHKDVQKLEHLMRDKPLSEREMGAQLINETVAYAESAVCRRKVILHYFGENYETEDCGQCDNCRNPKEKIEVKNRVVIALKAIRALEERFGSEYVVNIITGKTGPQIATYRHDQLEVFGEGKEFDAHFWNSLLRQMMLEGLIDKDIEEYGLLKVTEKGTKFLKKPYSIMVALNHQFDDESGDDEEEAAAAAHASADPALFEMLKELRKKVSKERNLPPFVIFLETSLEDMATQYPTTVQELEKIQGVSKGKAVRYGKQFVDVISKFVEENDITKPDDFVMKSVVNKSGLKVFIIQNIDKKIPLETIAKNKELTIAKLLDEMETIVASGTKLNVDYCLDEELDDYAQDEIMEYFKGCETSSLALAREELIDSDYSLEQLKLMRIKFLVVYGN is encoded by the coding sequence ATGGCTGTTGTTAAGGAAAGTTTGATGGATGCATTACGCGAACATTTCGGGTTCGATTCCTTTAAAGGAAATCAGGAGATTATTATTAAAAGCATCCTGTCAGGCAAAGATACTTTTGTAATTATGCCAACTGGTGGAGGTAAGTCACTATGCTACCAACTCCCCGCTCTCATGAGTCCTGGCTGTGCACTCATTGTTTCTCCCCTTATCGCTTTAATGAAAAACCAGGTTGACCTGGTACGTGGTTATAGCAGTAAGGACAATGTGGCTCACTTTTTAAATTCAACCCTCTCAAAAGCGCAAATTAAAAAAGTGCGCACAGACCTGCTTTCCGGTAAAACCAAGATGCTATACGTAGCTCCTGAAACACTGACAAAACAGGAAAATCTTGAATTTTTCAGAGATCTCGAGATCTCCTTCATCGCTGTAGATGAAGCACACTGTATTTCTGAGTGGGGTCATGACTTCAGACCGGAATATCGCCGTCTGAAAGAAATGATTGAGCAAATCAGTGATAAATTACCGATCATCGCGCTGACAGCTACTGCTACACCGAAAGTGCAGAGCGATATCGTGAAAAACCTCGCGCTGAACGATCCTAATATCTTCATATCATCTTTTAACCGCCCTAACCTGTATTATGAAATCAGGCAGAAGCGTAAGAAAGATCAGACCATCAAGGATATCGTAAAATTTATCCATTCACATAAAGGCAAAAGTGGTATCATCTATACGCTCAACCGTAAGACAACCGAAGAATTGGCCGATATGCTGGTGGCTAACAATATCAAGGCGGTTGCTTACCATGCCGGACTCGATCCTGCTACCAGGGCACAACGCCAGGATATGTTCCTGCACGAAGATGTGGAAGTAATCGTTGCTACCATTGCCTTCGGTATGGGTATCGACAAACCGGACGTTCGCTTTGTTATTCACTATAATATCCCTAAGAGCCTGGAGAACTACTACCAGGAAACCGGTCGTGCCGGCCGCGACGGACTCGAAGGTATCTGCGTATGTTTCTATTCTCATAAAGATGTGCAGAAACTCGAACACCTCATGCGTGATAAACCACTGTCTGAGCGTGAAATGGGTGCACAACTGATCAATGAAACCGTGGCATATGCCGAAAGTGCTGTTTGCCGCCGTAAGGTGATCCTCCACTACTTCGGTGAGAATTATGAAACCGAGGATTGTGGACAATGTGATAACTGCCGTAATCCTAAAGAAAAAATCGAAGTGAAAAACCGTGTGGTAATTGCCTTAAAAGCAATCCGTGCACTGGAAGAACGCTTCGGCAGCGAATACGTAGTCAATATCATTACCGGTAAAACCGGCCCGCAGATCGCGACTTACCGTCATGATCAGCTGGAAGTATTCGGTGAAGGAAAAGAATTTGATGCACACTTCTGGAATTCCCTCCTGCGTCAGATGATGCTGGAAGGTTTGATAGATAAAGATATTGAAGAATATGGCCTGTTGAAAGTAACAGAGAAAGGAACCAAATTCCTGAAAAAGCCTTATTCTATCATGGTGGCACTCAACCACCAGTTTGATGATGAGAGTGGTGATGATGAAGAAGAAGCTGCTGCTGCGGCACACGCTTCTGCAGATCCGGCACTCTTTGAAATGCTGAAAGAACTACGCAAAAAAGTTTCTAAAGAAAGAAATCTGCCTCCGTTTGTCATCTTCCTGGAAACTTCCCTGGAAGACATGGCAACACAATACCCTACTACCGTTCAGGAACTGGAGAAAATCCAGGGCGTGAGCAAAGGTAAGGCTGTACGCTATGGTAAACAGTTTGTGGATGTCATCTCCAAATTTGTGGAAGAAAATGATATCACCAAACCGGATGATTTCGTGATGAAAAGCGTTGTGAATAAAAGCGGCCTGAAAGTATTTATCATTCAGAACATTGATAAAAAAATACCGCTGGAAACCATCGCTAAAAACAAGGAACTCACCATTGCCAAACTGCTCGATGAAATGGAAACCATCGTAGCCAGTGGTACCAAACTGAACGTGGATTATTGTCTGGATGAAGAACTGGACGACTACGCTCAGGATGAGATCATGGAGTATTTCAAAGGCTGCGAAACTTCCAGTCTCGCACTTGCACGCGAAGAGCTGATCGATAGTGATTATTCACTGGAACAGCTGAAACTGATGAGAATTAAATTCCTGGTGGTATACGGTAACTAA
- a CDS encoding DUF3050 domain-containing protein: MSVKKIQETIAPAREQVVAHPLYAELQSLDDVRTFMKYHVYAVWDFMSLLKGLQQQLTCVNVPWIPKGSAATRYLINEIVTGEESDVDMNGDRCSHFELYEKAMLQAGADTTAIQHIIKEAQKGTAVKNIIQQADLPEAVKGFLGFTFDVIATGKAHIMAAVFTFGREDLIPDMFYALVKDLDKKFPGKLTTFIYYLERHIEVDGDHHSQLAMQMVQELCGDDKNKWDEAAEYARQSLVWRHELWSAILNEKVFL, translated from the coding sequence ATGAGTGTCAAAAAGATACAGGAAACCATTGCTCCTGCCAGAGAACAGGTAGTTGCACACCCGTTATACGCCGAATTACAATCGCTGGATGATGTACGTACTTTTATGAAGTACCATGTATATGCCGTTTGGGATTTCATGTCTTTATTAAAAGGACTGCAACAGCAGCTGACTTGTGTAAACGTTCCATGGATACCTAAAGGCAGTGCTGCTACCAGGTACCTTATCAATGAAATTGTTACCGGCGAGGAGAGTGATGTAGATATGAACGGCGATCGCTGCAGCCATTTCGAGCTTTACGAAAAGGCAATGCTGCAGGCCGGCGCAGATACTACAGCTATTCAACATATCATAAAGGAAGCACAAAAAGGAACGGCGGTAAAGAATATTATTCAGCAGGCGGATCTTCCTGAAGCGGTGAAAGGTTTCCTCGGATTTACATTCGATGTTATCGCCACCGGTAAGGCACATATTATGGCAGCCGTATTTACTTTCGGTAGAGAAGACCTCATCCCGGATATGTTCTATGCTTTAGTAAAAGATCTGGACAAAAAATTCCCTGGCAAGCTCACGACTTTCATTTATTATCTGGAAAGACATATAGAAGTAGATGGCGATCATCATAGTCAACTGGCCATGCAAATGGTACAGGAGCTCTGTGGTGATGATAAAAACAAATGGGACGAAGCGGCTGAATATGCCCGCCAGTCGCTGGTTTGGAGACATGAGCTCTGGTCTGCCATCCTCAACGAAAAAGTTTTTTTATAA
- a CDS encoding nuclear transport factor 2 family protein codes for MEIESIEENSTIAMVKLRLESSENYFVSYNSLVLDTDNEWRIVNNLAVVEARK; via the coding sequence ATGGAAATTGAATCAATAGAAGAGAATAGCACTATCGCCATGGTGAAACTACGCTTGGAAAGTTCAGAAAATTATTTTGTCTCTTACAATTCGCTTGTGCTGGATACGGATAATGAATGGCGGATCGTCAACAACCTGGCAGTGGTGGAAGCCAGGAAATAA